DNA from Flavobacterium aestivum:
AATTGGCAAATGCGTTTGTATTGCTAAATCCTTCAAAACGTCATATAAATGATCCTTTCTCCCAATAGTGGGAATGATAACATCTATAGTGGGATTAACTATAACTGCAAGAGAGGAATTGACTTCAATAGCACTTATATCCGTTTTATTTTTTTTCCTGTTCTTAAAAAAATAAGCATATAGAAATGCTGCAAAATGAAATTGTCGCTCATAAATGATTAAATTTAAAAACAACATTACTATCCACCTCTTTTTATAATGCTGCCTTATAAATTTAAAAAGAGTAAAAACAGAAGCTTTGGGTGAAGAAACTAAAAAATGTTTTTTTAATAATTTAGGTTCAGAATAACATAATAAACCCAGTGGCTTACAAACTTTGGCAATTGAATTTAAATAATAATCAAAATTTGAATCCTGCTTTATTGCCTTGTTAGTGGCTATTAATGTTGAAGCGTAAATAACTCCCACCAAACTACTCATTTGCCAGGTAGGATATGTTACTTTTTTATTTATTTTAATAAACAAAGATTCCTCTACATAGCCTATTTTTGGACCAAAATAATTTCTTTCATTCGGATTATAGGAAAGCATCATCTTATTGTGATGCATTATTGTATCAAGCTCTTCCAAATTAAAGGCTTCTTGATACTCTTCATGACACCAAACCAATTTTGATTCTGGAAAACGTTGAGCCAATTGCATTAAACCAAAAGCAATAGGCTTATTTTTAGCAACAGCTATTTCATTTTTATCATCTGAAAGAACTTTAGTAATCCTATTCTTTTTATGGTATACTACAATCAAAATTAGTCTATTATTGATTTATAAAAATCTACATTTTGCCCAACTATTTTTTCAATATTAAAAACAGTGTCAACTTTTATTCTTGCTGCTTTTCCGATAATAGAACATAAAAAATCGTCTTGCAACAATCCTACTATTTTATCGGCAAACCTATCATGATCTTTTGGGGAAACCAAATAACCACTTTCACCATCAACAATTAATTCTTGAGCCCAACCAATGCTGCTATTCACAACTGATTTTTGCAACGCCATGGATTCAATCGTTACCATTCCTAAAGTCTCTGCGAAAGTTGGAAAAATACAAACATGTGCTTTCTTCAAATATTCTTTTACTTCTTGATATGGGATTTTCCCTAAATAAGAAATGTGGTTTAAATCTTCTTTATCAAATTCATGTTGCACTAATTCCCAAGTCGATTTAGAGTTGGTTTGTACATCAAAAGAGTCACTTCCTATTAAAACCAATTGTGCATCAGGAAATTTGTCCCTAACTCTCTTAAAAATAGCAGGCAATTCAAGCACTCCTTTTTTCCGAATAATAGTGCCGATATATAAAATTAACCCTTTCTCATAAACCGAAGGGTTCATATTTTGAAATTGATCTAGTTCTAACCCATGATGTATGGTTTGAATTGTTTTGTCTTTTATTCCAAAAAGCTTCATTGACAGTTCTCCTGCAAAATAAGTTGGCGCAATAAAAGCCTTAGCTTTATTAATTGCCCATTTTTCAAACCAAAAATTCTTAAGCTTTTGTTTTCTTCCTTCCAAATGACAAAAATAAGTATCACTTCCATGGAAACGAATTACAACCGGTACTTTTAAATTCATAAATGCTGTTATTCCTGTCCAATCGGGTGCTTCAACCAAATCTATTGTATCAGAAACAATGTATTTATTCAGATAGTTTTGAATATATTTTCGATGAAAATACCAGCCAAACCCCTTATACTTTTGATTTTTTATCAAATGTATTTTCACCCCTTCTTCTAGAAAAACTACATCTTCATCTTGTCCATAAACAAAAACTGAAACCTGTATTCCTTTTTTAATCAAAGCCACAACTAGGTTCTTGATACTCGTACCGATTCCTGCTGCATATAGTATGCGCTCATGTGGATATTCTGGAGTTAAAAAAGCAATGTGCATGTTTCTATTTATTAAAAAAATCTTTCAAAACTCTAGCCGTAAACAATCTTGCTCCTGTATCATTCATGTGTCCGCAAGAAGAAAAATATTTATTCTCTATAACCACATTTTCATAATTATGAATTTCTGGATATTTTTTTTTAACCTTATCAAAATAATTCATTCCAACAACATTTTCGCACATTGGCGTCATTAGTGCTATAAAATTAATCTTATTTTTTTTACAGATGTTTTTAATTTCTTCATAATATCTATTGTGAGGCAAAGGATTTAGATTGACAATATTATTTTTCATATTGCCATTTTTGTGCTTTACTAACGGATAATAACCTAAATTATTCAAGGTACTTGTTCTTTCTTCCTTCATAATTTTATAAACTTCTCTTGAACCAATTTTAGTTTCATATTTTACATATCTGTAAAATGGAATATAATATAATTCATTAAAATTTTCCTGAGACATAAAATGATCTTTTATAATCTCTGAATTATGAATATAAGGTAAAAACAATGCTGAAACACCTTCAGATTCTTTGTCATTAGAAAGATTTAGATCGGCTTCGAGAATTAGATTTTTAATCTCATATTTTTTTTCAATCATTAATTTTAATAACAGTGAAGCTTCAAACAAATGCCCACCGCTCATACCATAATTAAACGTTTTTAATCCTTTGTCTTCAAACATTTGTGCTACAAAATGATTATTGGCACGAGACGAACCCAGAATCACAACATCATATTTTTGAGGCTTTGAATTAAAAACGGTTTCTATTTTCCCTCTATTTTTAGATTGAAGAAAAACATACGTATAAAGTCCGTCCAGAGCAATTGCAATTAAGACAATTACAAAGAAAATTTTGGCTGTATAAATTAAAAAACGTTTCATTAAAACTGGAAATAAATAAATTCTTTATAATCTGAAAAAGTTCCAAAAGCAATTATAGTAGCAATTGCTAATGCTATTTTGACCAAATTTCTTTTTCCGGAAAGAGGTTCAGTTTTAGCACGACTATTCCATTCAACTAAAACAAACAATCCAATCAAAAGAATTAATTCATAATTGTACCTCTCGTTATCTAAATACTGAAAACTAAAATCACGACTTAAAATTATTCGCTTTAAATACTGAACTGCATCAGTTATAGTTTTTGCTCTAAAAAACACCCAGGCTATACAAGTAATAATAAAGGTAGAAATAATGCTGAATATCACTTTTACCGAATCAAAATTCCATTTTAATTCGATTGTATCCATATTGTTTCTATTCTTTTTTGACAAAAGTAAAGGTAAAAAGTAAACTGCATTTATTAATCCCCAGACGATATAAGTCCAACTGGCTCCATGCCAAAACCCGCTTACTAAAAAGATGATAAAAGTGTTTCTGATTTTCATCCAAAGTCCGCCCTTGCTTCCTCCCAGCGGAATATATAAATAATCACGAAACCAAGAAGTAAGCGAAATATGCCAACGACGCCAAAACTCGGCTATATCCCTTGAAAAATAAGGATAATTGAAGTTTCGTAATAATTCCAACCCAAACAATTTTGACATTCCCAATGCCATATCAGAATACCCTGAAAAATCTCCATAAATTTGGAACGCAAAGTAAATGGCACCCATAATCAATGAAAATGAATTCATTGAAGTGTAATGATCAAAAATAGCATTGGCATAAGTTGCACAAGTATCTGCAATAACCACTTTTTTGACCAATCCCCATATTATTTGACATACTCCTTCTTTGGCCTGATTATAGTCAAAAGTTCTTTTCACCTTTACTTCCGGCAACAAATGTGTTGCCCTCTCAATAGGCCCAGCAACTAAAAGCGGAAAATAACTCACAAACAATGAATAATCTATAAAATTATATTCGGCTTTAATTCTTTTAAAATAAATATCAATCACATAGGATAATCCATGAAACGTATAAAAAGAAATTCCTACTGGTAGGACAACATCTAATAGAATAGGACTAGCTTTAAACCCAACAGTATTCAACATTTGTGCAAACGAGACTGAGAAAAAATTATAATATTTAAAAATTCCCAGAAAACCTAAATTGACAGTAATACTCAACCAAAACCAGAACTTTCGTCCTTTTTCAGTCGCACTCTTCTCTATTCTTATTCCAGTATAATAATCCAAAAAAG
Protein-coding regions in this window:
- a CDS encoding MBOAT family O-acyltransferase: MFFNSLAFAIFLPIVFFLYWFVFNKTKSTQNALLIVASYYFYSCWDWRFLFLLVFSTFLDYYTGIRIEKSATEKGRKFWFWLSITVNLGFLGIFKYYNFFSVSFAQMLNTVGFKASPILLDVVLPVGISFYTFHGLSYVIDIYFKRIKAEYNFIDYSLFVSYFPLLVAGPIERATHLLPEVKVKRTFDYNQAKEGVCQIIWGLVKKVVIADTCATYANAIFDHYTSMNSFSLIMGAIYFAFQIYGDFSGYSDMALGMSKLFGLELLRNFNYPYFSRDIAEFWRRWHISLTSWFRDYLYIPLGGSKGGLWMKIRNTFIIFLVSGFWHGASWTYIVWGLINAVYFLPLLLSKKNRNNMDTIELKWNFDSVKVIFSIISTFIITCIAWVFFRAKTITDAVQYLKRIILSRDFSFQYLDNERYNYELILLIGLFVLVEWNSRAKTEPLSGKRNLVKIALAIATIIAFGTFSDYKEFIYFQF
- a CDS encoding glycosyltransferase family 4 protein: MHIAFLTPEYPHERILYAAGIGTSIKNLVVALIKKGIQVSVFVYGQDEDVVFLEEGVKIHLIKNQKYKGFGWYFHRKYIQNYLNKYIVSDTIDLVEAPDWTGITAFMNLKVPVVIRFHGSDTYFCHLEGRKQKLKNFWFEKWAINKAKAFIAPTYFAGELSMKLFGIKDKTIQTIHHGLELDQFQNMNPSVYEKGLILYIGTIIRKKGVLELPAIFKRVRDKFPDAQLVLIGSDSFDVQTNSKSTWELVQHEFDKEDLNHISYLGKIPYQEVKEYLKKAHVCIFPTFAETLGMVTIESMALQKSVVNSSIGWAQELIVDGESGYLVSPKDHDRFADKIVGLLQDDFLCSIIGKAARIKVDTVFNIEKIVGQNVDFYKSIID
- a CDS encoding glycosyltransferase family 2 protein codes for the protein MIVVYHKKNRITKVLSDDKNEIAVAKNKPIAFGLMQLAQRFPESKLVWCHEEYQEAFNLEELDTIMHHNKMMLSYNPNERNYFGPKIGYVEESLFIKINKKVTYPTWQMSSLVGVIYASTLIATNKAIKQDSNFDYYLNSIAKVCKPLGLLCYSEPKLLKKHFLVSSPKASVFTLFKFIRQHYKKRWIVMLFLNLIIYERQFHFAAFLYAYFFKNRKKNKTDISAIEVNSSLAVIVNPTIDVIIPTIGRKDHLYDVLKDLAIQTHLPINVIIVEQNPAIGSVSELDYINNEVWPFVIKHTFIHQAGACNARNLALSQVESEWVFLNDDDNRFESDLIDKVFKGIKQYGILSLSTAYLQVNEHKHNLNIHQSSIFGSGNSFLKADLLNKVSFDKCLEFGYGEDTDFGLQLRNLGVDVISFPEISILHLKAPIGGFRIKPTFIWSKEEIQPKPSPTIMYVKLKYNCKEQIRRYKTTLFLKYYKHQNNKNPIRYLNHFNKQWKKSVFWANELKL